The following are from one region of the Vibrio rarus genome:
- the epd gene encoding erythrose-4-phosphate dehydrogenase, protein MLRVAINGFGRIGRNVLRAVYESGKQQQIKVVAVNEIAQPDAMAHLLQYDTSHGRFQHKVTHTQEYLNIHDSDDHIDEIRILHLAELDLLPWRDLGVDIVLDCTGVFGSQEDGQQHIAAGAGKVLFSHPGSQDLDNTIIYGINHQSLKAEHKVVSNGSCTTNCIVPIIKVLDEAYGIQRGTITTIHSSMNDQQVIDAYHSDLRRTRSASQSIIPVDTKLHKGIERIFPKFENKFEAISVRVPTVNVTAMDLSVTLDANVSVDDVNQTILHASQCTLQSIVDYTEAPLVSIDFNHDPHSAIVDGSQTRVSDGQLVKMLVWCDNEWGFANRMLDTALAMHVSH, encoded by the coding sequence ATGCTAAGAGTCGCAATCAATGGCTTTGGTCGCATTGGACGGAATGTACTTAGAGCCGTCTATGAAAGTGGCAAGCAACAGCAGATTAAAGTGGTTGCGGTCAATGAGATAGCCCAACCTGACGCAATGGCGCATTTGCTTCAATATGATACTAGCCACGGTCGTTTTCAGCACAAAGTAACTCACACTCAAGAGTATCTGAATATTCATGATAGTGATGACCATATAGATGAAATTCGTATTTTGCATTTGGCAGAGTTAGACCTATTGCCTTGGCGAGATCTAGGGGTTGATATTGTACTCGATTGTACAGGTGTCTTCGGTAGTCAGGAGGACGGTCAACAACATATTGCTGCAGGAGCGGGTAAAGTATTATTCTCTCATCCCGGCTCTCAAGATCTTGATAATACAATTATTTATGGCATTAACCATCAAAGCTTAAAAGCGGAGCATAAAGTGGTGTCTAATGGCTCATGCACCACTAACTGTATTGTTCCTATTATTAAGGTGCTGGATGAGGCTTATGGTATTCAGCGAGGCACAATTACCACCATTCACTCATCAATGAATGATCAGCAGGTTATTGATGCCTACCACTCAGATTTACGACGAACTCGCAGTGCCAGCCAGTCGATTATTCCGGTAGATACTAAGCTACATAAGGGGATTGAGCGAATTTTCCCTAAGTTTGAGAATAAATTTGAAGCCATTTCAGTTCGAGTGCCTACGGTAAATGTAACGGCAATGGACTTGAGTGTAACCTTAGATGCCAATGTGAGTGTTGATGATGTAAATCAAACCATCTTGCATGCATCTCAATGTACATTACAATCAATAGTCGACTACACTGAGGCGCCGCTGGTCTCCATTGACTTTAATCATGATCCCCATAGTGCGATTGTGGATGGGTCTCAAACTCGTGTCAGTGATGGCCAATTAGTGAAGATGCTGGTGTGGTGTGATAATGAGTGGGGTTTTGCAAATAGGATGTTAGATACGGCCTTAGCGATGCACGTGTCACATTAA
- the tkt gene encoding transketolase, whose product MSSRKDLANAIRALSMDGVQQANSGHPGAPMGMADIAEVLWRGHLNHNPQNPEWADRDRFILSNGHGSMLIYSLLHLTGYELSIDDLKNFRQLHSKTPGHPEYGYAPGIETTTGPLGQGITNAVGMAMAEKALAAQFNKEGHDIVDHFTYVFMGDGCLMEGISHEACSLAGTLGLGKLVAFWDDNGISIDGEVEGWFSDDTPKRFEAYGWHVIPAVDGHDSEAINAAIIAAKADPRPTLICTKTVIGFGSPNKAGTHDCHGAPLGADEIVATKAALGWEHGPFEVPADIYSQWDAKASGAEKEAAWNAKFDAYAAAYPAEAAELKRRVNGELPAQWEEKANEIIADLQANPANIASRKASQNALEAFGQMLPEFMGGSADLAPSNLTMWSGSKSLEANDFSGNYIHYGVREFGMTAIMNGIALHGGFVPYGATFLMFMEYARNAMRMAALMKVQNIQVYTHDSIGLGEDGPTHQPVEQVASLRMTPNMSTWRPCDQVESAVAWKLAIERKDAPTALIFSRQNLAQQERNATQVADIAKGAYVLKDCAATPELIIIATGSEVELAVAAQAELTAAGKAVRVVSMPSTDAFDKQDEAYRESVLPSSVTKRIAVEAGIADFWYKYVGFGGKIIGMRSFGESAPAGELFKMFGFTTENVVNTANDLLA is encoded by the coding sequence ATGTCTTCTCGTAAAGATCTAGCCAATGCAATTCGTGCCCTTAGCATGGATGGTGTTCAACAAGCTAACTCTGGTCACCCAGGCGCACCAATGGGTATGGCTGACATCGCTGAAGTACTTTGGCGTGGTCACTTAAACCATAACCCGCAAAACCCAGAGTGGGCTGATCGCGACCGTTTTATTCTGTCAAATGGTCACGGCTCAATGCTGATCTACTCTCTGCTTCATTTGACTGGTTATGAGTTATCAATCGATGACCTTAAAAACTTCCGTCAGTTGCACTCTAAAACTCCAGGTCACCCAGAATATGGTTATGCACCGGGTATTGAGACCACTACCGGCCCTCTAGGTCAAGGCATCACCAACGCTGTTGGTATGGCTATGGCTGAGAAAGCATTGGCAGCTCAATTTAACAAAGAAGGTCACGACATTGTTGACCACTTCACTTATGTATTCATGGGTGATGGCTGTTTGATGGAAGGTATTTCACACGAGGCATGTTCTCTTGCGGGTACTCTAGGTCTTGGCAAACTGGTTGCTTTCTGGGATGACAACGGCATCTCAATTGACGGCGAAGTTGAAGGCTGGTTCTCTGATGATACGCCTAAGCGTTTTGAAGCTTACGGTTGGCACGTAATTCCTGCTGTCGACGGTCACGATAGCGAAGCCATCAATGCCGCTATTATTGCTGCAAAAGCAGACCCTCGCCCAACACTTATTTGTACTAAAACTGTGATTGGTTTTGGTTCTCCAAACAAAGCGGGTACGCACGATTGTCACGGTGCTCCACTAGGTGCTGACGAAATCGTTGCCACTAAAGCCGCTCTTGGCTGGGAACACGGTCCTTTCGAAGTACCGGCTGATATCTATTCACAGTGGGATGCAAAAGCATCTGGCGCTGAAAAAGAAGCCGCTTGGAATGCTAAATTTGACGCTTACGCGGCAGCATACCCAGCTGAAGCTGCTGAACTAAAACGTCGTGTAAACGGTGAGCTTCCAGCGCAGTGGGAAGAAAAAGCAAATGAAATCATTGCTGATCTTCAAGCAAACCCAGCTAACATTGCATCACGTAAAGCATCACAAAACGCACTAGAAGCGTTTGGTCAAATGCTTCCTGAATTCATGGGTGGTTCTGCTGACCTTGCGCCTTCTAACTTGACTATGTGGTCTGGTTCTAAGTCTCTTGAAGCGAATGACTTCTCAGGTAACTACATCCATTACGGTGTACGTGAATTTGGTATGACAGCAATCATGAACGGTATTGCTCTGCACGGTGGTTTCGTACCATACGGCGCAACATTCCTAATGTTCATGGAATACGCGCGTAACGCAATGCGTATGGCTGCTCTGATGAAAGTTCAGAACATTCAAGTTTACACACATGACTCTATCGGTTTAGGTGAAGATGGCCCAACGCACCAACCGGTTGAGCAAGTCGCTTCTCTACGTATGACTCCAAACATGAGCACATGGCGTCCATGTGACCAAGTTGAGTCAGCCGTTGCTTGGAAATTGGCTATCGAACGTAAAGATGCGCCTACAGCGCTTATCTTCTCTCGCCAAAACCTTGCACAGCAAGAGCGTAACGCAACTCAAGTTGCTGATATTGCTAAAGGCGCTTACGTGCTAAAAGATTGCGCAGCTACTCCTGAGCTCATCATCATTGCCACAGGTTCTGAAGTTGAACTTGCTGTTGCAGCGCAAGCTGAACTGACCGCTGCTGGCAAAGCAGTACGTGTTGTTTCTATGCCATCAACGGATGCATTTGATAAGCAAGACGAAGCGTACCGCGAATCAGTATTGCCTTCATCTGTGACCAAACGTATCGCTGTAGAAGCGGGTATCGCTGACTTCTGGTACAAGTATGTTGGCTTCGGTGGCAAGATCATCGGCATGAGATCATTTGGTGAATCTGCACCTGCTGGCGAATTGTTCAAGATGTTTGGCTTCACTACTGAAAATGTAGTGAATACAGCAAACGATCTTTTGGCTTAA